TCCACTTGGGCGAGGGGTCATACGTCACGTAAAAATCGTGGAAGTAGCGCAGCTGCCGGCCCACCGAATCGGGCTGGTTGTAGCCCTCGCCCACGAAGGTGCTGGAGTTGAGCAGCCATTTCGACGAGGGCCGGAACTGGATTTGGGAGCCCACGGCCTCGTTCTGGTTGCGGTCCCGAATCACCTGCCAGCCGTTCAGCACCAAGGCTGAAAACAGCCACTTCTTGCCCTGGTCATAGGTGAGCTTGGCCCCGGCCTCGTAGTAAGGCGAGTTGTCGGCCATGATGGAGCGCGTCAGCGTGAGGTCATCGCGCGAAATCGGCCCTTCCAGCCCGATGTGCGAGAGGAAGATACCGGCATCCAGCCACAGGTGTTTGGCCAGCTTCACTCCGCCCCAGGCTTCGTAGATGTTCTTGAAAATCTGTGGTTCGGCGGCGTAGTTGGCGTCGGGGTAGGTGCCGGTTTGAATAGCAAAGGTGCCGCGCAGCCGCTCGCTGGTGTAGCGGGCGCCCAGCAGGGCAATGTTGATGGCAATCTGGTTGTGCAGGTTTTCGGAATAGATGAAGCCTGGCCGCGCTAGGCTGGCGGGGTTGTTGAAATCGTAGCCGTAGTATACTCCCACGTAACCAAAAAACACGGGCTTGGGGTCGGCCAAAGCGGTATCGCCAGCCGCTGCGGCGGTGGGCGCGGCCGTGGTAGCGGTGGGCGCAGCGGGCGGGCCAGTAGTGGTCGTGGTGGTCGGGGCCGCTTGGGCGTGGGCGAAGTTCTGGAGCCCAATAAGTCCAAGAAGCTCAGCGGTCAGCATAATGGTTTTCATGGCGGAAAGGTCAATAAGAAACCATAAAACGGCCGGCCCACTTTGGGCCGGCCGTTCATTGAAATTCAGTTCGGGTGTGAAGCCATCAACGGCCACGCAGGCGGTTCACGATTCCTTGCTCTCGACCATAATTCCATGTGGTCATGTTTTAGAATCGGAAGATAGTGGAGAAAATGATGCGGTTTTCGTCCTTCACCAGGTCGGCCACGTAGCCCGTGGGGTCGCCGATGGGCGCGTTCCAGCCGTTGGGCGAGGTCACGCCGCCGTGGCCCGAGAAGTAGGGCACCGAGGTGTGACGCGTCACGTACTCCAAGCCGAAGGTCAGGTAGTCGTTGGGCATGTACTGCACGTTGGCCGAGGCGTCCCAGCCTTTGAACTCGTCGCCGGGATTTTGGGTGAGAATGCCGGTGCCGGTGGGCAGCAGGGCCAGGTAGCGGCCCGGGTTCGAGATAACGCCGCCACCAAACGTGGTGGCGAAGTGCTGCGACTTGCCAAACCAGAAGCGGTTGTAGAACATGGCGCTCAAGAAGTTCTGGGCCGGCTTGGCGGCAGTGCCGTTGAAGCCCGTTACGAGGCCGTCGCCGCCCTCAAAGCCCAGGTCGCCGGTGAGCGAAAAGGCCGCCTTGCTGATGCCGTGGCGGCCGGGGGCGTTGAAGTAGCGAATCACGGCCGAGTTGTCGGTGTGGAAGCGGTAGCGCTTCGAATCCAGGGCCGTGTCGTGGCCGTAGTACGACGAGGCCAGGATGGACACCGACTCCTTGGGGCGCCACTGGAGCTGGAAGCCCACGCCCGGCGACTCGTTGAACATGCCGTAGGTCTGCCAGCCGTTCACGAGCCACAATTCCACTTTCAGCTTATCGGTGGGGAAGAGCTGCACCCGCGAGCCGGTGAAGAACCACGGCGTGTTGTCGGACGTGTAGGAAGGCTGGTAGTTCCAGTTCTCGAAGTTGTTGTAGGAGAGCAGGCCCACGTACGACTTGAAAATACCAAAGTCGACGTTGATGCCGTGCATCTTGTTGATGTGGAAACCGGCGTAGCCCTCGGTCACGAAGCGCAGCGCGGTATAGAGGTCGAACTGGCCCCGCAAGGGCGTGTTGTCGTTGCGCGGAATACCCGTGGCGCGGGTGCCGAATTGCAGGAACAGCTTGGCCCGCGCCCCGGTCTTGGGGTCGTGAAACTCGCCGCCCGTCTCGATGTAGGAGATGTTGAACTCGTTTGAGCGGAACGTGGCCGTCGAGCCCGAGTTGGTGTGGTCAATCGGCCGCGCAAACGAGTAGTTGTAGTTGCAGTCGATGGTGGTGCCGCCGGTGAAGTACTTGCTGTCGAGCAGCGCCTTTTTCTGGCGGTTGGCACCCTGCACCCACGAGAAGTCGCCCCAGGCAAAGGGCTCCGTGTACTTGCCGGTATCGGTTTTGGCCACCGTCAGGTCGTTGGAAATAATGGTGTTGCCACCCTTAGCGGAAGCGGTCAGGCTGTCGCGCAGCTCACGGCGGAGCTGGCTAATGATTTGCTGACGGTCGTCCGGCGAGAGTTGAATGGTGGTTTGGGCGTGGCCCGCGAGGCTGCCCAGCAGCAGCGTAGCGGCTGGTAGGATTTTTTTCATGGTGGTAACTAAAAATTGGTGGGTGGGAGGCGCGGCCGGCCATAGCAGGCATCGGCGCACCAGAGATGAAAAAGTTAGGGGTTAAAAAAGAGTGCGAATAGGGATAAACAGTTGTTTTCAGTAGCTCAGTAAGGGGCGGTTAGCGGCGGCCGAATCGGCGGTGGTTTTGGCCGGTGCCGACGATTGGTTGGTAGCGGGGTTTTGGGCAGTGGCCGTTTCGGTGGTCTGGGCCAGGGCCGAGCCGCTGGCCGCCAGGAATAAAAGCGTAGCTGAAATATTTTTCATGAAATGGGTTGGAGTGGGAATTCCAGGGATTGAGGGTAAAAGCAAAAGGGTAGAAAATCAGGCGCGTATGTGGCCCGGAAAAAGGCGGAGTAAGAAGGGGTTGGTGAAGTATTAAAACCGGATAATCAAGTCCATCGCGCCCATAAACTGGTCGCGGCGGCTGCCGTTGTCATACGGCGTTGCGTCGGCGGCGTAGGCGCGTTCGTAGCGCACCTCGGGCCGGATGCGCACCAGGGAGTTGAAATTGTGAATTAGCCCGAGGGTGTGGCTGGTATAGGTGGTGGCGTAGGAGGTGCGGTTGCCCTGCGGGTCGAGTAGCAGGTCGTTGCGCAGCGACACGTAGTCTTTAGGGCTGAGCTGCACCTGGAAGTAGTTCACGAAGCCCACGGCGTTGGAACGGCCGGGCTGCAGGCTGCCTTCGCCCACGCCGGGGTAGAAGCGCCGGGGCGGGCCGTCGATGGCCGTGCCGCCCACGGCAGCGTCGTACTGCCAGATGTAGTACCCCTCCGTCATGGTATGCACTTTGGGGCTGAAGCGGTGGCCCCAGGTGGCCACCGCCATTTGCAGGTTGTCGTGCCCGGCGCTATACTCACCGCTGCCAATGGAGTTGATGCCAGCGTACACCGAGTTGGCGTTGTTGCGCGACACCCAGCGGAACATGGCCAGCCCGTTGAGATGGGCCGAGTTGCTCCACACGGCCACGTCGTTGCCGCCGTGCAGGCCCAGCTCAATCTGCCAGTATGGGCTCAGCCGGATAGTGGCCTGCGCCCCGCTGAAGGTGTAAGGGTCCACGGCAAACATCAGCGAGTGCGAATACAAGTAGTTGTCGGGGGCCCACTGGGCCTCAATGTCGGCCGGCGAGATGAAGCGTCCCACCTTCAGCAGCAGGCCCTGCGCCACATGGGGCAGGTAGAGCATGGCATACACCTGGGTGGGATCGTAGCCGTAGAGGTTGTTGCGCTGGAGTAGCTGGTCGCTGAAAATGCCCTTGGCGATGGTGTAGCGGTAGTCGATGCCGTAAATATTATCGACCAGAAAGCCCCAGTCCACATGGTCGGTTTGCACGGTATTGGGCTGGCGCTCCAGGCGCAGAATAATCTGGTCAAGCACGACCGTGTTGGGCACGATGTTGTAGGCCGTGGGAGCGTTCGAATCGTGCGAAGTACTCAAATTGCCGCCCACCGAGGCCCAGCCATACACCTTGAAGCGCTTGCCGGCCAGGCCCAGGGCCTTTTGCAGCGGGTAGTCGGGCGCTTCGGCGGGCAGGCCCACCACCGGTGCCCCGTCCCATTCCGTCACCGGAAACGGGCCTGAGAGGGGCGAGGGCAGGCAGCGGCCGTTGCTGCCGTCCACGGTGGGCCGGCCGGCGGGCGCGGGGCGGCGGGCGGTGGTGGTGTCGGCCTGGGCCAGTACCCCGAAAGGCAGGGCCGCGAGGCCCATCAGGCAAATGAGTACACGAGCATTCATGACAAATTCTACATTAAATGGGTTGCGATGAAGGGTGTGGAAATTCAGGTTGGTGAGTGCAGGCCGGCGTTGGTGTGTTCTAAAAAGTGTGAGCTAACACCATTGACGTGGTTGAGGAATCCATTCCATCCATGCGGATAATGCCGGGCCAATGCTACTTGCCAGCCAGCGCATCCAGCGCCAGGTTCAGCTTTAGCACGTTCACCCGGTCGGGGCCGATGGGGTTGGTTTCAATCTGCTGCTGCACCAGGGCCTGCACCTGGGCCGGGGCCAGGCGGCGGGCGGCGGCCACCCGCGCCACCTGCACCAGGGCCCCCTGGGGCGAGAGGTGCGGGTCGAGGCCCGAGCCGCTGGCGGTAATCAGCTCGGCGGGCACGTCGGCGGCTTTCACACCGGGATTCTGGAGCAGAAAGGTATCCAACCGGGCCTTCACCACGGCCAGGTATTCGGGGTTGCTGGGGCCTTTGTTCGAGCCCGAGCTGGCATCGGCGTGGTAGTCGGCCGCCGAAGGGCGCGAGTTGAAGTATGCGGGCTTGTCGAACTTCTGGCCCACGTTGGCGAAGCCGACCACGCGGCCGTCGCGGCTGATTTGGACGCCTTCGCCGCGGCCGGGGGCCACTTGGGCCACGGCCCACACCAGGGCTGGGTAGAGGACGCACACCAGCACCAGCATAGCCAGGGAGAGCCGGAGGGCGGAAATAAGTTGGGTTTTCATGGAAATGCAAAAGATTTAGAGGAAGGCCCCGACAATCAGGTCAATGACTTTGATGCCGATAAAGGGCACGATGACCCCGCCCAGGCCATAAATCAGCAGGTTGCGACGCAGCAAGGCCGACGCCCCGATGGGCGTGTAGCTCACGCCTTTCAAGGCCAGCGGCACCAGGGCCGGGATGATGAGGGCGTTGAAAATAACCGCGCTCAGGATGGCCGACTGCGGCGACTTCAAGCCCATGATGTTCAGGGCCCCCAGGGCGGGGATGGCCACCATGAACAGGGCCGGCACGATGGCGAAGTACTTGGCCACGTCGTTGGCGATGGAAAACGTGGTGAGCGTGCCGCGCGTCATCAGCAGCTGCTTGCCAATCTCCACCACTTCGATGAGCTTGGTGGGGTCGTTGTCGAGGTCCACCATGTTGCCGGCTTCCTTGGCGGCCTGGGTGCCGCTGTTCATGGCCACGCCCACGTCGGCCTGGGCCAGGGCGGGGGCGTCGTTGGTGCCGTCGCCCATCATGGCCACCAGCTTGCCGGCCTGCTGCTCGGCGCGGATGTACTGCATCTTGTCCTCGGGCTTGGCCTCGGCGATGAAGTCGTCCACCCCCGCTTTCTGGGCGATGAAGCGGGC
This genomic stretch from Hymenobacter sp. PAMC 26628 harbors:
- a CDS encoding porin, with the protein product MKTIMLTAELLGLIGLQNFAHAQAAPTTTTTTGPPAAPTATTAAPTAAAAGDTALADPKPVFFGYVGVYYGYDFNNPASLARPGFIYSENLHNQIAINIALLGARYTSERLRGTFAIQTGTYPDANYAAEPQIFKNIYEAWGGVKLAKHLWLDAGIFLSHIGLEGPISRDDLTLTRSIMADNSPYYEAGAKLTYDQGKKWLFSALVLNGWQVIRDRNQNEAVGSQIQFRPSSKWLLNSSTFVGEGYNQPDSVGRQLRYFHDFYVTYDPSPKWKMAAAFDAGIQARAHNTGGHDAWQGGSLIVRRRLWARAGVVGRVEYFHDPAGVLAPTRAGGLNTAGYSLGFDYFPVPRVILRAEGKQFVDRNEVFALNKVPRRTNAAVTVLLGLTF
- a CDS encoding outer membrane beta-barrel protein; this encodes MKKILPAATLLLGSLAGHAQTTIQLSPDDRQQIISQLRRELRDSLTASAKGGNTIISNDLTVAKTDTGKYTEPFAWGDFSWVQGANRQKKALLDSKYFTGGTTIDCNYNYSFARPIDHTNSGSTATFRSNEFNISYIETGGEFHDPKTGARAKLFLQFGTRATGIPRNDNTPLRGQFDLYTALRFVTEGYAGFHINKMHGINVDFGIFKSYVGLLSYNNFENWNYQPSYTSDNTPWFFTGSRVQLFPTDKLKVELWLVNGWQTYGMFNESPGVGFQLQWRPKESVSILASSYYGHDTALDSKRYRFHTDNSAVIRYFNAPGRHGISKAAFSLTGDLGFEGGDGLVTGFNGTAAKPAQNFLSAMFYNRFWFGKSQHFATTFGGGVISNPGRYLALLPTGTGILTQNPGDEFKGWDASANVQYMPNDYLTFGLEYVTRHTSVPYFSGHGGVTSPNGWNAPIGDPTGYVADLVKDENRIIFSTIFRF
- a CDS encoding outer membrane beta-barrel protein; translation: MNARVLICLMGLAALPFGVLAQADTTTARRPAPAGRPTVDGSNGRCLPSPLSGPFPVTEWDGAPVVGLPAEAPDYPLQKALGLAGKRFKVYGWASVGGNLSTSHDSNAPTAYNIVPNTVVLDQIILRLERQPNTVQTDHVDWGFLVDNIYGIDYRYTIAKGIFSDQLLQRNNLYGYDPTQVYAMLYLPHVAQGLLLKVGRFISPADIEAQWAPDNYLYSHSLMFAVDPYTFSGAQATIRLSPYWQIELGLHGGNDVAVWSNSAHLNGLAMFRWVSRNNANSVYAGINSIGSGEYSAGHDNLQMAVATWGHRFSPKVHTMTEGYYIWQYDAAVGGTAIDGPPRRFYPGVGEGSLQPGRSNAVGFVNYFQVQLSPKDYVSLRNDLLLDPQGNRTSYATTYTSHTLGLIHNFNSLVRIRPEVRYERAYAADATPYDNGSRRDQFMGAMDLIIRF
- the kdpC gene encoding potassium-transporting ATPase subunit KdpC; protein product: MKTQLISALRLSLAMLVLVCVLYPALVWAVAQVAPGRGEGVQISRDGRVVGFANVGQKFDKPAYFNSRPSAADYHADASSGSNKGPSNPEYLAVVKARLDTFLLQNPGVKAADVPAELITASGSGLDPHLSPQGALVQVARVAAARRLAPAQVQALVQQQIETNPIGPDRVNVLKLNLALDALAGK